A stretch of DNA from Deltaproteobacteria bacterium:
TGCCCGTATTATTACCCCGGGGATTCCCCTAAATACCATTATTTTTAATAAAATATACTGTCTCCCCATTATTTAATTAAAGGAAGGAGACCGGTATGATTTGATCATATATTTTTGTCATTCCAGTGAAAACCTGAATCCAGAGAGCTATTCCGGTAATGGGAGCGGATAGACCGGGGGTTTTATTCCTGGAGGAAATAAGGAGGGTTTCATGGTCAAAGATTGGATTGCCAACGCCTATGAGGGCATGTCCCGGAGGCAGTTTTTAGCCGGGATGGGTGCTGCCGGAGTCACCCTGTCCGGATTTGCCATCGCCGCCATTCCCGTGGCCGGTGAGGTGATTAACACTTCCAGCAGCGGTCTGATAGTCGCCGACGGCAAGGTGCTCTCAGGAGGTTTCCAGATGCCGATCTACGAGGCACGGCCGGAGGCCGTTGGGAAATATCCCGTTGTTCTGGTGATTCCGGAAATATTCGGCCTCCACGAGCATATCAGGGATGTGACCCGCCGTTTTGCCAGGGAGGGATTTTTGAGTTTTACTTTTGAGCCCTATGCCCGGGAAGGAGGGGTTTTGAACCTCCCGGACATCAATTCCATAAGGAAGGTGGTCGACCCGATCCCCGACCAGCGGGTCATGAAGGATTTGGACGCCCTTCTGGCGTTTGCCAAGCAGTATCCTGCGGCCCGGGCCGATCGGATCGGGGTGACTGGATTTTGTCGAGGCGGTATGTACACCCTCCTTTTTGCTGCCCACAGCCGGGAATTAAAGGCCGCCGTATCCTGGTACGGCCAGATCCGACCAGCGATAGCACCTGGGGTCCGGACTGAAAGTCCGCTTGACGTCGTGGATCGGATCAAGGCCCCCGTCCTCGGTCTGTATGGCGGGGCCGACCTGGGAATCCCGGTGAAAGATGTGCAGGAAATGGAGACGGCCCTTCTGACAGCCGGCAAAACAGCCGAGTTTGTTATTGACCCGGGAGCCCCTCACGC
This window harbors:
- a CDS encoding dienelactone hydrolase family protein → MVKDWIANAYEGMSRRQFLAGMGAAGVTLSGFAIAAIPVAGEVINTSSSGLIVADGKVLSGGFQMPIYEARPEAVGKYPVVLVIPEIFGLHEHIRDVTRRFAREGFLSFTFEPYAREGGVLNLPDINSIRKVVDPIPDQRVMKDLDALLAFAKQYPAARADRIGVTGFCRGGMYTLLFAAHSRELKAAVSWYGQIRPAIAPGVRTESPLDVVDRIKAPVLGLYGGADLGIPVKDVQEMETALLTAGKTAEFVIDPGAPHAFFADYRPSYRAEAAKDAWSRCLFWFNKYLKG